From the genome of Populus alba chromosome 10, ASM523922v2, whole genome shotgun sequence, one region includes:
- the LOC118059839 gene encoding GDSL esterase/lipase At5g03610 — MEMKGKLFALLLLFSLVAISTGHEENKKTKLFVIGDSFVDTGNMGFKSSDGLMLTDYIASFLHIRAPVIYAQRDKASRSELQDGMNFARGGSGVLEVSFNNYSMTRQVYDFKDQIAREVYTKADLENSIALVSYTGNDYIYKSRSQKGTMKDVLDQTKAIADLLTKNLREIRALGVKKIAIFGTPPRGCFPGMYSETLRRCDKTWNNASRTHNKLLKESLQTLNKERNGSKFVYLDLYSAIESALFDENKETVGSENRFKACCLDGQMCGPIAQKMCDQPALSIFWDAGHLSQNGAHIVCSYLEPSLNKLL; from the exons TGAAGGGGAAACTTTTTGCTCTTCTGCTTCTATTTTCCCTCGTTGCTATTTCCACAG GACatgaagagaacaaaaaaacaaagctttttGTCATCGGAGACTCGTTCGTAGACACTGGAAACATGGGTTTCAAGTCCTCTGATGGTCTTATGTTGACGGATTACATTG CGTCGTTTCTCCATATACGAGCTCCCGTGATTTATGCACAGAGGGACAAAGCATCAAGATCAGAACTACAGGATGGAATGAACTTTGCGCGTGGAGGGAGCGGTGTTCTCGAAGTGTCATTTAATAACTACTCAATGACACGTCAAGTGTATgattttaaggatcaaattgccCGAGAAGTGTACACCAAAGCTGATCTTGAAAATTCTATTGCTCTGGTGTCTTACACTGGCAATGATTATATATACAAATCTAGAAGCCAAAAAGGCACCATGAAG GATGTGCTCGATCAAACTAAAGCAATTGCTGATCTGCTTACAAAGAATCTAAGAGAAATTCGTGCTTTAGGAGTGAAAAAGATAGCTATATTTGGGACACCTCCAAGGGGATGCTTTCCAGGCATGTATAGTGAAACGCTTCGAAGGTGTGACAAAACTTGGAACAACGCATCGAGAACGCACAACAAGTTATTGAAAGAGTCACTGCAAACTCTGAACAAGGAGAGAAATGGATCCAAATTTGTGTATTTGGATCTTTATAGTGCCATCGAGTCAGCATTATTTGACGAAAACAAAG AAACTGTGGGATCTGAGAATCGGTTCAAGGCATGCTGCTTGGATGGTCAAATGTGTGGCCCAATTGCTCAGAAAATGTGCGACCAACCTGCACTGTCAATCTTCTGGGATGCTGGACATCTTTCACAGAATGGTGCGCATATTGTTTGTTCATATCTAGAGCCATCTCTCAACAAACTCCTTTAG